TGTGAAGCATTGCATTATTTGCAGATGAGTATTGGTTTGATAACACAGCCTATGGTCATGGCTTTCATGAGTTCTTGTCTCGAAACGACCTTCAACCTCATCATTTGCAAAATGATGTTTTCTATCTCAAAGCTAGAATTGTTGCTATGTCGGTTGTCGAAGATTTTTAGGTCGAAATGACATCAACAACCCGTGTCGAGATGTTGTATTAACATATGATAATGTATATATAGTACATAACGTGATACATGTGCTCGTGTTTAAGAGTTGGCCAATGATGAACTTTCGaccaaaacaaatatttatcttGAAAAAGTATGTAGATCTCGTTAATTGAATATAACACAGACAAAGAAATAATGATTTACAAACGAAAAGATCGAGTCAAGTAGATAAAACCTACTCGAACAATCATCCTATGTAAGAGAaaaagcccaccgctagcagatattgtcttttttttactttctctCGAGGTTACGTCTACTGGGAATAGGtttttataatgaatgtttcgttctcttctccaactaacgtgggatcttacgCTCTACTTCTGCTAACGAATGCTAGAGTTAGAATATCTCGAGAATGGGTAAGGCTGAAAAGGGttcaatgaaaagaaataggaaaacGTAGGTGCTTGTTCGGTTCGTATAGGCTTATCGTGGCATGGTAACTCGTTAGCCCTTGAAATAACGCTCGAGCTACGGTCACTTTTTTTACTCGGTAAAGCGGCTTCGCTCCTATCGAGATGGTTGATTATAAGGAATATAAATATCCTTATTGGATTAACATAGCAATATCATAACAATccaatcaaaaccctaattccaaAGAAAGGATATGTTTTGAGGTGTCCCCAAACAAGGCACTTGCGTTACATGCAAACCATGCACAAGGACCTTCTCGACACGTGCCAAAGAGGTCTTTAACACGTGCTACTTCGCCACCCTTGAATTCTCTCTATATTACACCACTTTCTCTCACAAATGTCTCAAGGATTtgatgtttttcctttttgggtgTTAAATTTGAAGGGTTTTGGTGTTTTAATTCTGTGTTCCGATGGCCGAAATTCAGTCCCACCAACCGGGGCAGCACGGTTCTCAGCCGCGCTACCAGGTGGTCAAGGCCGCCACCGCTGCCACAGCCGGTGGCTCCCTGCTTGTCCTCTCCGGCCTGATCCTTGCTGGGACTGTCATTGCTCTAACCATTGCGACGCCGTTGCTTGTCATTTTCAGCCCGGTTCTTGTCCCGGCCGTGATCACCGTGTCGCTTCTCGTTCTGGGCTTCTTGGCCTCCGGTGGGTTCGGGGTCGCTGGCATTACTGTCTTTTCCTGGATCTACAGGTATTTTAGAATCATCGTAGTTATTaatattgtgagatttcacatcggttgaggaagAGTACGAGATATGGAAAACTTTCCTTAGCCGATGTGTTGTAGAAAATCTTGAGGGTAAGCTCGAAAgtaaaagcccaaagagagaTCCACTAGCGGTGGCTCCTCCCCAAAAATCTTGAGGGtaagcctaaagaggataatatcggcCCACTAGCCTATGCCGTTACAAACGGTATCAGAGCCGGACACTGGGCTATGTGTCATCTTGGAGGTTGAGCCCGagaggggtggacatgaggcatGTGCCAGTGAAGACCTGGATGTTGACGGGTGGACATAGAGgcatgtgccagtaaggacgctggatcTTTGAcggggtggatttggaggggATCcaagagtgtcagcgaggacctAGTCCCGAAGGGGTGAATAGTGAGATTTCACGTCGGATGGggaacacccttataagatgTGGGAGGGAGAGACCCGTGTTAAAAAATCTCATAGGGtaattccatttaaaaaaatcttgagggtaagccatttaaaaaaatcttgagggtaAGCCTGAGAGGGAAAGCCTGAGAGGGAAAGCACACAGAGACggtatacaaatattttaatttatagatatGGGATAATTAGATTGAAATGTTGTATAGTTTTTGAGGCACATTATTGGTGTAGTAACTTTGGAACACACAGGTACGTGACAGGAAAACACCCACCAGGAGCGGACCAAATAGATCTAGCCCGACACAAGCTGGCGACCAAAGCTCGAGAGATGAAGGACCGAGCCGAGCAATTCGGACAGCAACAGACCTCCGGCCCGCAGACATCTTAAGTACAGCGCGTCCTCTTAcctgaaacaaacaaacatgttcgccaattttaatttaatggcTCTGTGTTGTGTTCCCTCTTTGTTGTGTGTGCCCTTTTCGTGTCTCTGTTCTTTGTTCATGTCAGTATAAAGCTTTAAACTTCCTCCTAAACTCCCTCTCTTTTGATGCTTCTTCGTTTATTAAGAGCTACAAAAAAATCCTTTGCaagtaaggaacactatcCCGTACGCTACCAGAACTTATAGGTGGACGATATCCTATCATTGTAAAGATTCATGGTTTTAAGGTCGTATATGTTTCTACTGGTTGTACACATGAAGATATTCCGAAGGAGGTCGGATTGAGATATGGAGGTGTCCGAGTCCAAGTTGGAGTTGGAGATACCATAAAAGTAGTTCGGAGTTTGGTAGTTGGAGGTACCAGATCCTTGTCGAGAAAGAAAGTCCCGAGGTCTCGGGACCTCTAGAATTCGACTAAAATTCGAGTTCTAAACGAAGCATTGGGAGCTCGAGCTCGGTCTCATCGATCACACCCGAGGGCTTCGCGAACTGCCAATTGTTGCCTCCGGGGTAGCATTGGGAGCTTGAGATCGGTGTCGGTCTCATCGACCATTGCCGAGGGATTCGCGAACAGGCAATTGTCGGCTCCAGAATCGTATTGATCttaataaatggaaaagacgttaaaattttgaactaatttaaaatctatttttatgGAAATAACTTGAGGGAGTCCAAAAATACAATTAGTAGGTTTTGTAATTTATAGTAgcttgaaaaaaaagatacaaaaaaacttgtattaaaaattatattttatttctaattttttaataagaggattatttttttattctccaaAATATAATAcccaaactcaaatattttattataaaattgacatctaatttcttttggtaataataaaatcattcacatttaaaataataaataataataatatgtaaacaaatattcatattatttatttattttttcttttttaaagaaaagcactaaaataaaattttaaaaataatattcaaaccCGAATTATCGAGCtggaaattaaaaactatttaaaaataattagcgAACCTGAGTAATTGGAGTAATGACGAACAACATATCAGTCGGGGAGCCAGCCTTTGAAGGACCTCGAATCCTTATAGAAGCAATGGCAGCATATGCGCGACCCGCACCGCAGCCACCCACTCTCGACCGCCAACGGCGCCGTCGAAACGC
This genomic window from Cucurbita pepo subsp. pepo cultivar mu-cu-16 chromosome LG01, ASM280686v2, whole genome shotgun sequence contains:
- the LOC111794750 gene encoding oleosin 1-like, which gives rise to MAEIQSHQPGQHGSQPRYQVVKAATAATAGGSLLVLSGLILAGTVIALTIATPLLVIFSPVLVPAVITVSLLVLGFLASGGFGVAGITVFSWIYRYVTGKHPPGADQIDLARHKLATKAREMKDRAEQFGQQQTSGPQTS
- the LOC111794758 gene encoding uncharacterized protein LOC111794758, giving the protein MFQPDATRAATLGAVSHPCAEQFWLAFRRRRWRSRVGGCGAGRAYAAIASIRIRGPSKAGSPTDMLFVITPITQINTILEPTIACSRIPRQWSMRPTPISSSQCYPGGNNWQFAKPSGVIDETELELPMLRLELEF